Below is a genomic region from Thermus oshimai DSM 12092.
AGGCGGAGCTCTCCTTCTTCCCCAGGCTGGTGGGGGAGGGGCGGGCCTTGGCCCTGGACCCCTACCTGAACCTGGAGCGGGCCTTCCTGGAGGACCTTTTTGAGCCCGCCTGGGCCTACGGGGTGGTGGAGGGCCGGCGGTATGGCCTTCCCTTCAACACCTCCACCCCGGTCCTCTTCTACAACCTGGACGCCTTCCGGGCCAAGGGGCTGAAGCCCCCTAAGGACTGGAAGGAGTTTGAGCGGGTGGCCCTGGCCCTCACCAGCAGAAACGCCCGGGGCTTCATCTTCGTCACCGACCCCCAGGCCTGGCTTTTTGAGGCCATGGTGACCAGCCGGGGGGGGAGCCTGGTGAAGGACGGCCGCCCTAACTTCACCGCCCCGGAGGCCCTCGAGGCCCTAAGGATGCTGAAGCGCCTCCAGGACAGGGGGGCCCTCTCCGCCCGGAGCATGGCCGAGTCCACCTTCGCCCAGCTGGACTTCGTGCGCACCAAGGGGATGATGGTCATGGCCTCCATCGCCAACTGGCCGGCGGCGGAGAACTACTCCTTCGCCTTCACCCTGGGGGTGGCCCCCGTGCCCCGGGAGCCCGGGGGGAAGGTGCCCCTGGGCGGGGCCCAGCTGGTGGTCCTAAGGGGGGCCACGGAGGCCCAGGTCCAGGGGGCCATCGCCTTCTGGCGCCACCTCATGGAGCCGGAGAACGTGGTGCGCTGGGTCCAGGCCAGCTACTATGTTCCCGTGAGGAAGAGCGCCCTTCCCCTCCTGGAGGGCTTCTACCGGGAAAACCCCTTCCGCAAGGTGGCCTTTGAGCAGATCGCCTTTGCCCAAGAAAGGCCCCGCCTCCCCCAGTTCTCCACCTGGGCCTCCTTCCTGGCGGAGGCCCTGGAGAAGGCCCTAAAAGGGGGTCTGGCCCCTGAGCGGGCCCTGGAGGAGGCCCAGCGCAAGGCGGAGGCCGTGCGGTGAGGCTAGGCTTCAGCCCCTTTAACGCGGAGATGGGCTACGAGGAGGCCTTCCGCCTGGCGGCGGAGGAGGGGGTGGACCTGGAGGTGGCCTACGACCTGCACGAGGTCCTCCCCCTGCCCGAGGCCAAGGCCTTAAGGGCCACGGGGGAGGCCTTGGGGGTGGGCTTTACCCTGCACCTGCCCTTCGTGGAGGTGAACCCCGCAAGCCTCATCCCCACGGTTCGCCAGCTTTCCGAGGACCGCCTAAAGCGGGCCCTGGAGTTTGGGGAGGCCTTGGGGGCTAAGGTGGGGGTCCTGCACACGGGCCAGGTGCCCCTCCGCCACCCCATGGCCCTGGCCCTGGCCCGGGAGGCCCTGGAGAGGACCCTTTCCGCCCTCCTCCCCCTCCCCTTCCCCGTGGCCCTGGAGAACCTGGCCCTCTTCCCCGAGGACCTCATCCAAGGCCCCGAGGAGCTCAAGGCCCTCCTGGACCGCTTCCCCCAGTACGGCTTCTGCCTGGACGTGGGCCACGCCCTGGTGGAGCTTGGGCCCACGGGGCCCTTCCGCTACCTCGAGGCCCTCGGAAACCGCCTCCTCCACCTTCACCTCCACGACAACCACGGGGCACGGGACGACCACCTCCCGGTGGGGGCGGGCCGGGTGCCCTGGGAGGGGTTAAAGGGCTTCTTGCAGGGCTTCTCCGGCACCGCCGCCCTCGAGGTGGGGGGTGGGAAGGAGGGGGTGAGGCGGAGCCTCCTGCGCCTCCGGGCCCACCCTTAAGCTGGGACATATGTCCTTGGCGCTGGGGGCTTATAGTGGTGGAGTGGGGTTTTGTACCCCTCTTCACGAATAGGGAGGCGCAATGGTCGTAGACCGCATGGAAGTCTACCTGGACGAGGCGAAGGAACCCCTAGCCGTCCTCAAGGAGCCCCCGTATCGGCTCCACCTGGACACCCGCAAGATCCCCGACGGCGAGCACCGGCTACGCATCGTCACCCACTTCCGGGGAGGGGGGCAGGAGGTGCGGGAGGTCCCCTTCACCGTAAACAACTACCCCGACGTCCTGGTCCTGGGGGTGGACGAGGGGGGGGAGGTCTCGGGCACGGTGGAACTGCGCCTTTCCGTGGGGGAGCCCGACCTCCCGGTGGAGCCCGTGCGCGTTAACCCCCTCTGGTACGTGGTGGCCACGGTGGTGGTCCTGGGGGGGATCTGGAGCTACTTCGCCCTTTCCCCCGCCGCGGAGAAGATCGTGGCCGAGGTGGCCCCTCCGGCCCAGGAGGCCGCCCACGGGGAGGGGGCGGTCCAGCCCGCCGCGGGCGTGGACCCCGCCCTCATGGAGAAGGGCAAGGCCATCTACGAGGCCCACTGCGCCGCCTGCCACCAGGCCACGGGCCAGGGGATGCCCCCGGCCTTCCCGGCCCTGGCGGGGAACGCCAACCTGCAGGACGCGGCCATGGTCCTGAACGTCATCAAGAACGGCCGGGGGGCCATGCCCGCGGTGGGGGCGGCCTTCAGCGAGGAGGAGCTCAAGGCGGTGGCCACCTACATCCGCAACAGCTGGGGCAACAGCTTCGGCCCCGTGGAGTGAGAGGATGTACCGGAACGATCCCGTTCTCCCCACCTTTAGCCTCATCCTGGCCCTGGGCCTCTTCTACGCGGCCTACCTGGATGGCCTCTACATCGCCAGGCTCTTGGGCCACACCCCCGAGGAGCTTTCCGTGGGCCAGATCGGCCTCATGGCCTTCGGGGCGGTCCTCCTCCTCTACGGCCTCATGGGCCTCATCTCCTACTGGTTGGAAGGCCTAGAGCTCCGCCCGGGCCGGCACTTCCCCACCCCCGCCACCGCCCCGGTGGCCGCGGGCGTGATCCTGGCCCTCCTCCTCACCGCCCTTTCCGGCTTCTTCGTGCGCCTCATCGTCTACTCCGCCCAGACGGGGCACAACCCCACCTGGCTCCAGGGCCTCGTCTTCGGGGGCATGAGCCTGGTGGTGGCGGCCCTCCTCGGCGTTTACCGGCGCTTCTTCGGCCGGGAAGAGGTCATCACCGAGGAGGAGAAGAGCGGCTTTCCCTGGTAAAGGAGCACCATGGACGAGCGCGAGATCCGTCTACGCACCTCGAGGCGCCGCCTCTTCCTCAAGGCGGCCATCGGCACGGGCATCGGGGTTTCCCTGGTTTCGGCCTTCTACGTGGGGGCGAGCCTCCGGCCCAAGGTGGTGGTCACCCCCGACAAGGAGCCCTTAAAGCCGGGGGACATCCTGGTCTTCGCCCAAGGGGGAGGCCAGGGGAAGCCCATACGCCCGGAGGACCTGAAGCCCGGCGACCCCTTCATCCTGGCCTACCCCATGGACCCCAAGACCCAGGTGGTGAAGAGCGGGGAGGCCAAGAACACCCTCCTCGTGGTCCGCTACCCTCCAGAGGAGCTGTCCCCGGAAACCGCAGAGCACGCGGTGGACGGGATCGTGGCCTACTCCGCGGTCTGCACCCACCTGGGGTGCATCGTGAGCCAGTGGGTGGCGGACAAGGGGGCGGCCCTCTGCCCCTGCCACGGCGGCACCTTTGACCTGAAGACGGGGGCCCGCATCGTGGCCGGCCCCCCGCCCAGGCCCATCCCCCAGCTCCCCCTCAAGGTGGAAGGGGGGGTCTTGGTGGCCGCCGGGGAGTTCTTGGGTCCGGTGGGCGTGCAGGCTTCCGCTGGAAGCTGCCGCCTGGTGTAGGAGGGAAAGCGCCATGTACAAGTGGCTGGACGAACGCCTAGACCTCTCGGGGCTTTACCAAAAGGTCCTCCGCAAGGCCTTCCCCGTGCACCATAGCTTCTTCCTGGGGGAGATCACCCTCTTCGCCTTCATCGTGCTGGTGCTCACCGGGATCTTCCTCACCCTGAACTACGAGCCCTCCATCCGGGAGGTGAAGCTCCCCGACGGACGCACGGTGCCCGCGGCCTACGGGAGCGTCCTCTACATCGACAGCCTCCCCTTCGGGGCGGTGATCCGGAGCCTCCACCACTGGTCGGCCCACGTGATGATCGCCGCGGCCTTCCTCCACATGCTCCGCATCCTCCTCTCCGGGGCCTACAAGAAGCCCCGGGAGCTCAACTACCTGGTGGGGCTTGCCCTCCTCGGCCTTTCCGTGGTCACCGCCTTCACCGGCTACGCCCTGCCCTACGACAACTACGCGGTGACCGCCACCCGCATCGGCTACGGCATCGCCACCTCCATCCCCTGGATCGGGGAGGGCCTGGCCCAGATCATGTTCGGAGGGGAGTTCCCGGGCTCGGAGAAGTCCATCCCCAGGCTCTATAGCCTGCATGTGCTCTGGCTTCCCCTGGCCCTCATGGCCCTCATCGGCCTCCACCTCCTGGTGATGATGAAGCAGAAGCATACCCAGCCCCGCTACGCCGAGCGCGTGGCCCCGGGGAAGATCCTGGGCGTGCCCATGTACCCCCAGCAGATGGTCATGATGGGCATCCTCTTCGCCCTCTACGTGGGCCTCATGACCATCATCGCCGGGGCCTTCCTGGCCCACCCCATCGAGGCCTTCGGGCCCCCCACCCCCAACACCCCTGCGGTGAAGCCCGACTGGTACTTCCTCTGGATCTACGGCATCCTGCAGATCATCCCCTCCAGCTGGGAGTTCCACCTCTTCGGGGCCACCATCGGGCCGGAGTTCATCGGGGGGGCGATCGTCCCCGGCCTCCTGGGCCTGGTGGGCCTTCTCCTCCCCTTCGTGGACACCCGCAAGGACAAGATGCGCTACCTCGAGCTCCCCTCGGAGCACCCCGTGCGCACCAGCGTCATCCTGGCCCTCCTGGTCTTCTTCCTCATGAGCACCCTGGCGGGGTACAAGATCGACTTCCAGCAGCAGGGCTCCCTCCTGGGGAACAACGCCGTGCTCTGGACCCTGGTCCTAGGGGGTCCCCTCCTCACCTTCTTCCTCTCCTACACCCTGATGCGCATCTTCTACGGCAAAAAGGAAGAAAGGGCCCTGTAGCGGCCCTTCCTTCTGGGGCCCCCGCCGAGGCGGACGCTTCGGCGGGGTGCGCCTTTAGAGGTCCAGGTAGACCACCTCTCCTTCCACCCGCACGGGGAAGACCTTCACCGGCCGGGGGGCGGGCAGGGTGCCCCGGCCGGTCCTCAGGTCAAACCGCGCCCCGTGCCGGGGGCAGACGATGGCCCCCTCCTCCACCTCCCCCTCGTGCAGGGGGCCGTCGTCGTGGGTGCAGAGGTCCTCCAGGGCGAAGACCTCCTCCCCCGTGTGGAGGAGGAGGATGGGCCGCTTGTGCTCGGGCCGACGCACCACCAGGCGGCCTTCGCGGAACTCGGAGAGCCGGGCCACAGGGGTCCACATAACCACCCTTTAGAAGCGCACCTTCTCCTCGATCACCGCCTCCAGGTGGGCCCTCAGGGCCTTCAAGGGGATGCGGGAGAGGACATCCCCCAGGTGGGCCTTCACCAGAAGCTCCTGGGCCAGGGCCTTGGGCAGGCCCCGGGACTGGAGGTAGAAGAGCTGCATCTCGTCCACGGGGGCGGTGGTGCTCCCGTGGGTGCAGCGCACGTCGTTGGCCCCGATCTCCAGCTGGGGGATGGAGTCCACCCGGGCGGTGGGGGAGAGGAGGAGGTTGCGGTTGGCCTGGTAGGCGTCCGTCTTCTGGGCCCCCTTCTCCAGGCGGATGAGGCCGGAGAAGACCGCGCGGGCGTCGTCCTTCACCGCGCCCTTGTAGAGGAGGTCGGAGCGGGTGTGGTGGGCCACGTGGTGCTGGAGGGTGTAGTGGTCAAACTGCTGGTCCCCGTGGGCGAAGTAAAGCCCCAGCATCTCGCTTTCCGCCCCCGGGCCCAAAAGCTCCGAGGCCACCTCGCTCCGGGCGTACCGCCCCCCCAGGTTCGCCACCAGGTCGTTGAGCCCCGCGTCCCGCTCCAGAAGGGCCCTTTGCCGGTGGAAGTGCCAGACCCCGTGGCCGAAGGTCTCCACGTGGGCGTGGCGGAGCCTAGACCCTGGGCGGAGGAGCATCTCCGTGGCGGAGAGGTGCAGGGTGGGGGGGAGGTCCTCCGAGAGGTACTCCTCAATGTAGGCGGCCTTGGCGTTGTCCTCCAGGACGATGAGGGTCCGGCCCGCGGAGGCCACGCCCCCCTCTAGGTACTTGAAGACCCCTAGGGGCCGGTCCACCTCCAGCCCCGCGGGCACGTAGAGGAAGGCCCCGTGAGTGAAGAAGGCGGCGTTTTGGGCCGCGAACTTGTCCTCGGTGAACACCGCCTGGAAAAGGGCCCCCTCCACCTTCTCGGGATGGGTTTTCAAGGCCTCGGCCAGGGAGGTGAAGACCAGGCCCTTCTCCTTGAGCTCCTCCGGGACCTCGGCGTAGACCAGATCCGGCCCCACGAAGACCAGGAAGGCGGCGGCGTCCGTCTTCTCCAGCCGCCTTTTCAC
It encodes:
- a CDS encoding ABC transporter substrate-binding protein — protein: MPKRWIALLLSLVPALAQVDIPFWHAMDGPAGREIQAFAREFNAAQSRYRVLPQYVGDYREAETRLVAALRTGGAPVLFQAELSFFPRLVGEGRALALDPYLNLERAFLEDLFEPAWAYGVVEGRRYGLPFNTSTPVLFYNLDAFRAKGLKPPKDWKEFERVALALTSRNARGFIFVTDPQAWLFEAMVTSRGGSLVKDGRPNFTAPEALEALRMLKRLQDRGALSARSMAESTFAQLDFVRTKGMMVMASIANWPAAENYSFAFTLGVAPVPREPGGKVPLGGAQLVVLRGATEAQVQGAIAFWRHLMEPENVVRWVQASYYVPVRKSALPLLEGFYRENPFRKVAFEQIAFAQERPRLPQFSTWASFLAEALEKALKGGLAPERALEEAQRKAEAVR
- a CDS encoding cytochrome c, whose product is MYRNDPVLPTFSLILALGLFYAAYLDGLYIARLLGHTPEELSVGQIGLMAFGAVLLLYGLMGLISYWLEGLELRPGRHFPTPATAPVAAGVILALLLTALSGFFVRLIVYSAQTGHNPTWLQGLVFGGMSLVVAALLGVYRRFFGREEVITEEEKSGFPW
- a CDS encoding Rieske (2Fe-2S) protein, with product MWTPVARLSEFREGRLVVRRPEHKRPILLLHTGEEVFALEDLCTHDDGPLHEGEVEEGAIVCPRHGARFDLRTGRGTLPAPRPVKVFPVRVEGEVVYLDL
- a CDS encoding c-type cytochrome, with translation MVVDRMEVYLDEAKEPLAVLKEPPYRLHLDTRKIPDGEHRLRIVTHFRGGGQEVREVPFTVNNYPDVLVLGVDEGGEVSGTVELRLSVGEPDLPVEPVRVNPLWYVVATVVVLGGIWSYFALSPAAEKIVAEVAPPAQEAAHGEGAVQPAAGVDPALMEKGKAIYEAHCAACHQATGQGMPPAFPALAGNANLQDAAMVLNVIKNGRGAMPAVGAAFSEEELKAVATYIRNSWGNSFGPVE
- a CDS encoding ubiquinol-cytochrome c reductase iron-sulfur subunit, whose product is MDEREIRLRTSRRRLFLKAAIGTGIGVSLVSAFYVGASLRPKVVVTPDKEPLKPGDILVFAQGGGQGKPIRPEDLKPGDPFILAYPMDPKTQVVKSGEAKNTLLVVRYPPEELSPETAEHAVDGIVAYSAVCTHLGCIVSQWVADKGAALCPCHGGTFDLKTGARIVAGPPPRPIPQLPLKVEGGVLVAAGEFLGPVGVQASAGSCRLV
- the sufD gene encoding Fe-S cluster assembly protein SufD — encoded protein: MQVLDKSALETLSQRLNEPKWLLEARLKALEAFHRLPYPSRKDEAWRYTDLSEAPLEAALEAPQGLKLSRDELPEAVKRRLEKTDAAAFLVFVGPDLVYAEVPEELKEKGLVFTSLAEALKTHPEKVEGALFQAVFTEDKFAAQNAAFFTHGAFLYVPAGLEVDRPLGVFKYLEGGVASAGRTLIVLEDNAKAAYIEEYLSEDLPPTLHLSATEMLLRPGSRLRHAHVETFGHGVWHFHRQRALLERDAGLNDLVANLGGRYARSEVASELLGPGAESEMLGLYFAHGDQQFDHYTLQHHVAHHTRSDLLYKGAVKDDARAVFSGLIRLEKGAQKTDAYQANRNLLLSPTARVDSIPQLEIGANDVRCTHGSTTAPVDEMQLFYLQSRGLPKALAQELLVKAHLGDVLSRIPLKALRAHLEAVIEEKVRF
- a CDS encoding sugar phosphate isomerase/epimerase family protein; its protein translation is MRLGFSPFNAEMGYEEAFRLAAEEGVDLEVAYDLHEVLPLPEAKALRATGEALGVGFTLHLPFVEVNPASLIPTVRQLSEDRLKRALEFGEALGAKVGVLHTGQVPLRHPMALALAREALERTLSALLPLPFPVALENLALFPEDLIQGPEELKALLDRFPQYGFCLDVGHALVELGPTGPFRYLEALGNRLLHLHLHDNHGARDDHLPVGAGRVPWEGLKGFLQGFSGTAALEVGGGKEGVRRSLLRLRAHP
- a CDS encoding cytochrome b is translated as MYKWLDERLDLSGLYQKVLRKAFPVHHSFFLGEITLFAFIVLVLTGIFLTLNYEPSIREVKLPDGRTVPAAYGSVLYIDSLPFGAVIRSLHHWSAHVMIAAAFLHMLRILLSGAYKKPRELNYLVGLALLGLSVVTAFTGYALPYDNYAVTATRIGYGIATSIPWIGEGLAQIMFGGEFPGSEKSIPRLYSLHVLWLPLALMALIGLHLLVMMKQKHTQPRYAERVAPGKILGVPMYPQQMVMMGILFALYVGLMTIIAGAFLAHPIEAFGPPTPNTPAVKPDWYFLWIYGILQIIPSSWEFHLFGATIGPEFIGGAIVPGLLGLVGLLLPFVDTRKDKMRYLELPSEHPVRTSVILALLVFFLMSTLAGYKIDFQQQGSLLGNNAVLWTLVLGGPLLTFFLSYTLMRIFYGKKEERAL